A single window of Toxotes jaculatrix isolate fToxJac2 chromosome 4, fToxJac2.pri, whole genome shotgun sequence DNA harbors:
- the fip1l1b gene encoding pre-mRNA 3'-end-processing factor FIP1 isoform X1 — protein sequence MSAEEADKTTTTDASAGDEEEEWLYGDESESKDEDEEAKLNAAVSAPADASTEDAAAHTTGNGVASEVTGEAVGEDVDSDSDSDDDDDDVRVTIGDIKTGAPQYTPYGAPPVNLNIKTTGSRPYGQVATKLKGVDLDAPGNINGVPVLEVDMESFEEKPWRKPGADLSDYFNYGFNEDTWKAYCEKQKRLRMGLEVTTVGSVTSKITVQQGRTGNEKDMSSLPVHTSKPDFTSPVSLYKSAVSQVTRISPPQWTGPPAQDMSYYTKTSGTIDVIGGQTATISRVEGRRRHNLDGNNIQVISEHSTSEAEPAPAKIPTFFPPGPLPPNIPPPPFLPPPPNVSTAPPLIPPPRLPITVPPPGFPPPPSGPPPAIIPTMDSGHPGSYDGRSVPPYPFPQGAYPPPIAGGVPPPWPPMMDNSKQWDYYSRRDDKRDKDRERPRERTHEREREREHSPSAMSYTSDEERYRYREYQERGYGERHRDRSSREKEERHRERRHREKEEGRHKSSRSSSSRRRHDSEEGDSHRRHKHKKSKRSKEGKEASEEISANQENQEAME from the exons ATGTCTGCCGAGGAAGCGGACAAAACAACCACCACTGATGCCAGCgcaggagatgaggaggaggaatggcTGTATggag ATGAGTCTGAGAGCAAGGACGAGGATGAAGAGGCCAAACTAAATGCTGCAGTCAG TGCACCTGCTGATGCTTCCACAGAGgatgctgctgcacacactACAGGAAATGGAGTTGCCTCTGAG GTCACAGGTGAAGCAGTAGGTGAAGATGtggacagtgacagtgacagtgatgatgacgacgatgacGTCCGAGTCACCATTGGAGACATCAAAACTGGAGCACCACAATACAC ACCTTATGGAGCTCCTCCTGTAAATCTTAACATAAAGACAACAGGCTCCAGACCTTACGGACAAG tgGCCACAAAACTGAAAGGGGTGGATCTTGATGCTCCTGGAAACATTAACGGGGTTCCGGTGCTGGAGGTGGACATGGAGTCCTTTGAAGAGAAACCCTGGAGGAAGccag gaGCGGATCTCTCAGACTACTTTAACTATGGCTTCAATGAAGACACATGGAAGGCAtactgtgaaaaacagaagaggctACGTATGGGTTTGGAGGTCACTACAGTCGGCTCAGTGACAAGCAAAATCACT GTTCAGCAGGGAAGGACAGGCAACGAGAAAGACATGTCCAGTTTGCCTGTTCACACCTCGAAGCCAGACTTCACATCTCCTGTCAGCCTGTACAAGTCTGCCGTCAGTCAGGTCACCAG GATCTCTCCCCCTCAGTGGACTGGCCCGCCTGCTCAGGACATGTCCTATTATAC GAAGACAAGTGGTACCATAGATGTGATTGGTGGACAAACGGCCACAATCAGCAGGGTTGAAGGGCGACGCAGACATAACCTAGATGGCAACAATATCCAG GTGATCTCTGAACACTCCACGTCAGAGGCTGAGCCCGCTCCAGCTAAGATTCCCACCTTCTTTCCCCCTGGACCACTACCTCCAAACATACCCCCACCTCCATTTCTCCCTCCACCACCAAACGTCAGCACCGCGCCCCCGCTCATCCCCCCACCCA GGTTGCCCATTACAGTCCCTCCTCCTGGCTTCCCTCCTCCACCCAGTGGGCCCCCTCCTGCTATTATCCCCACTATGGACAG TGGCCACCCTGGAAGTTATGATGGACGCTCTGTCCCTCCGTACCCATTCCCTCAAG GTGCTTACCCTCCACCCATAGCTGGAGGTGTGCCTCCTCCATGGCCCCCAATGATGGACAACTCTAAACAATGGGACTATTATTCCCGTCGAGACGACAAGAGAgacaaggacagagaaagacCCAGGGAGAGGACACATGAgcgggagagagaaagggagcacAGTCCCTCAGCTATGAGCTACACCAG CGACGAAGAGCGGTATCGCTACCGCGAGTACCAGGAGCGTGGTTACGGAGAACGCCATCGTGACCGGTCGAGccgagagaaagaggaaaggcacagagagaggcgacatagagagaaagaggagggacgCCACAAGTCTTCTCGCAG CAGCAGTAGCAGGAGGAGGCACGACAGCGAGGAGGGAGACAGCCACCGGAGGCACAAACACAAGAAGAGCAAGAGAAGCAAGGAGGGCAAAGAGGCCAGCGAAGAGATCAGCGCAAACCAAGAGAACCAGGAGGCCATGGAATAG
- the fip1l1b gene encoding pre-mRNA 3'-end-processing factor FIP1 isoform X2, protein MSAEEADKTTTTDASAGDEEEEWLYGDESESKDEDEEAKLNAAVSAPADASTEDAAAHTTGNGVASEVTGEAVGEDVDSDSDSDDDDDDVRVTIGDIKTGAPQYTPYGAPPVNLNIKTTGSRPYGQVATKLKGVDLDAPGNINGVPVLEVDMESFEEKPWRKPGADLSDYFNYGFNEDTWKAYCEKQKRLRMGLEVTTVGSVTSKITVQQGRTGNEKDMSSLPVHTSKPDFTSPVSLYKSAVSQVTRISPPQWTGPPAQDMSYYTKTSGTIDVIGGQTATISRVEGRRRHNLDGNNIQVISEHSTSEAEPAPAKIPTFFPPGPLPPNIPPPPFLPPPPNVSTAPPLIPPPRLPITVPPPGFPPPPSGPPPAIIPTMDSGHPGSYDGRSVPPYPFPQGAYPPPIAGGVPPPWPPMMDNSKQWDYYSRRDDKRDKDRERPRERTHEREREREHSPSAMSYTSDEERYRYREYQERGYGERHRDRSSREKEERHRERRHREKEEGRHKSSRSSSRRRHDSEEGDSHRRHKHKKSKRSKEGKEASEEISANQENQEAME, encoded by the exons ATGTCTGCCGAGGAAGCGGACAAAACAACCACCACTGATGCCAGCgcaggagatgaggaggaggaatggcTGTATggag ATGAGTCTGAGAGCAAGGACGAGGATGAAGAGGCCAAACTAAATGCTGCAGTCAG TGCACCTGCTGATGCTTCCACAGAGgatgctgctgcacacactACAGGAAATGGAGTTGCCTCTGAG GTCACAGGTGAAGCAGTAGGTGAAGATGtggacagtgacagtgacagtgatgatgacgacgatgacGTCCGAGTCACCATTGGAGACATCAAAACTGGAGCACCACAATACAC ACCTTATGGAGCTCCTCCTGTAAATCTTAACATAAAGACAACAGGCTCCAGACCTTACGGACAAG tgGCCACAAAACTGAAAGGGGTGGATCTTGATGCTCCTGGAAACATTAACGGGGTTCCGGTGCTGGAGGTGGACATGGAGTCCTTTGAAGAGAAACCCTGGAGGAAGccag gaGCGGATCTCTCAGACTACTTTAACTATGGCTTCAATGAAGACACATGGAAGGCAtactgtgaaaaacagaagaggctACGTATGGGTTTGGAGGTCACTACAGTCGGCTCAGTGACAAGCAAAATCACT GTTCAGCAGGGAAGGACAGGCAACGAGAAAGACATGTCCAGTTTGCCTGTTCACACCTCGAAGCCAGACTTCACATCTCCTGTCAGCCTGTACAAGTCTGCCGTCAGTCAGGTCACCAG GATCTCTCCCCCTCAGTGGACTGGCCCGCCTGCTCAGGACATGTCCTATTATAC GAAGACAAGTGGTACCATAGATGTGATTGGTGGACAAACGGCCACAATCAGCAGGGTTGAAGGGCGACGCAGACATAACCTAGATGGCAACAATATCCAG GTGATCTCTGAACACTCCACGTCAGAGGCTGAGCCCGCTCCAGCTAAGATTCCCACCTTCTTTCCCCCTGGACCACTACCTCCAAACATACCCCCACCTCCATTTCTCCCTCCACCACCAAACGTCAGCACCGCGCCCCCGCTCATCCCCCCACCCA GGTTGCCCATTACAGTCCCTCCTCCTGGCTTCCCTCCTCCACCCAGTGGGCCCCCTCCTGCTATTATCCCCACTATGGACAG TGGCCACCCTGGAAGTTATGATGGACGCTCTGTCCCTCCGTACCCATTCCCTCAAG GTGCTTACCCTCCACCCATAGCTGGAGGTGTGCCTCCTCCATGGCCCCCAATGATGGACAACTCTAAACAATGGGACTATTATTCCCGTCGAGACGACAAGAGAgacaaggacagagaaagacCCAGGGAGAGGACACATGAgcgggagagagaaagggagcacAGTCCCTCAGCTATGAGCTACACCAG CGACGAAGAGCGGTATCGCTACCGCGAGTACCAGGAGCGTGGTTACGGAGAACGCCATCGTGACCGGTCGAGccgagagaaagaggaaaggcacagagagaggcgacatagagagaaagaggagggacgCCACAAGTCTTCTCGCAG CAGTAGCAGGAGGAGGCACGACAGCGAGGAGGGAGACAGCCACCGGAGGCACAAACACAAGAAGAGCAAGAGAAGCAAGGAGGGCAAAGAGGCCAGCGAAGAGATCAGCGCAAACCAAGAGAACCAGGAGGCCATGGAATAG
- the fip1l1b gene encoding pre-mRNA 3'-end-processing factor FIP1 isoform X3, with product MSAEEADKTTTTDASAGDEEEEWLYGDESESKDEDEEAKLNAAVSAPADASTEDAAAHTTGNGVASEVTGEAVGEDVDSDSDSDDDDDDVRVTIGDIKTGAPQYTPYGAPPVNLNIKTTGSRPYGQVATKLKGVDLDAPGNINGVPVLEVDMESFEEKPWRKPGADLSDYFNYGFNEDTWKAYCEKQKRLRMGLEVTTVGSVTSKITVQQGRTGNEKDMSSLPVHTSKPDFTSPVSLYKSAVSQVTRKTSGTIDVIGGQTATISRVEGRRRHNLDGNNIQVISEHSTSEAEPAPAKIPTFFPPGPLPPNIPPPPFLPPPPNVSTAPPLIPPPRLPITVPPPGFPPPPSGPPPAIIPTMDSGHPGSYDGRSVPPYPFPQGAYPPPIAGGVPPPWPPMMDNSKQWDYYSRRDDKRDKDRERPRERTHEREREREHSPSAMSYTSDEERYRYREYQERGYGERHRDRSSREKEERHRERRHREKEEGRHKSSRSSSSRRRHDSEEGDSHRRHKHKKSKRSKEGKEASEEISANQENQEAME from the exons ATGTCTGCCGAGGAAGCGGACAAAACAACCACCACTGATGCCAGCgcaggagatgaggaggaggaatggcTGTATggag ATGAGTCTGAGAGCAAGGACGAGGATGAAGAGGCCAAACTAAATGCTGCAGTCAG TGCACCTGCTGATGCTTCCACAGAGgatgctgctgcacacactACAGGAAATGGAGTTGCCTCTGAG GTCACAGGTGAAGCAGTAGGTGAAGATGtggacagtgacagtgacagtgatgatgacgacgatgacGTCCGAGTCACCATTGGAGACATCAAAACTGGAGCACCACAATACAC ACCTTATGGAGCTCCTCCTGTAAATCTTAACATAAAGACAACAGGCTCCAGACCTTACGGACAAG tgGCCACAAAACTGAAAGGGGTGGATCTTGATGCTCCTGGAAACATTAACGGGGTTCCGGTGCTGGAGGTGGACATGGAGTCCTTTGAAGAGAAACCCTGGAGGAAGccag gaGCGGATCTCTCAGACTACTTTAACTATGGCTTCAATGAAGACACATGGAAGGCAtactgtgaaaaacagaagaggctACGTATGGGTTTGGAGGTCACTACAGTCGGCTCAGTGACAAGCAAAATCACT GTTCAGCAGGGAAGGACAGGCAACGAGAAAGACATGTCCAGTTTGCCTGTTCACACCTCGAAGCCAGACTTCACATCTCCTGTCAGCCTGTACAAGTCTGCCGTCAGTCAGGTCACCAG GAAGACAAGTGGTACCATAGATGTGATTGGTGGACAAACGGCCACAATCAGCAGGGTTGAAGGGCGACGCAGACATAACCTAGATGGCAACAATATCCAG GTGATCTCTGAACACTCCACGTCAGAGGCTGAGCCCGCTCCAGCTAAGATTCCCACCTTCTTTCCCCCTGGACCACTACCTCCAAACATACCCCCACCTCCATTTCTCCCTCCACCACCAAACGTCAGCACCGCGCCCCCGCTCATCCCCCCACCCA GGTTGCCCATTACAGTCCCTCCTCCTGGCTTCCCTCCTCCACCCAGTGGGCCCCCTCCTGCTATTATCCCCACTATGGACAG TGGCCACCCTGGAAGTTATGATGGACGCTCTGTCCCTCCGTACCCATTCCCTCAAG GTGCTTACCCTCCACCCATAGCTGGAGGTGTGCCTCCTCCATGGCCCCCAATGATGGACAACTCTAAACAATGGGACTATTATTCCCGTCGAGACGACAAGAGAgacaaggacagagaaagacCCAGGGAGAGGACACATGAgcgggagagagaaagggagcacAGTCCCTCAGCTATGAGCTACACCAG CGACGAAGAGCGGTATCGCTACCGCGAGTACCAGGAGCGTGGTTACGGAGAACGCCATCGTGACCGGTCGAGccgagagaaagaggaaaggcacagagagaggcgacatagagagaaagaggagggacgCCACAAGTCTTCTCGCAG CAGCAGTAGCAGGAGGAGGCACGACAGCGAGGAGGGAGACAGCCACCGGAGGCACAAACACAAGAAGAGCAAGAGAAGCAAGGAGGGCAAAGAGGCCAGCGAAGAGATCAGCGCAAACCAAGAGAACCAGGAGGCCATGGAATAG
- the fip1l1b gene encoding pre-mRNA 3'-end-processing factor FIP1 isoform X4: MSAEEADKTTTTDASAGDEEEEWLYGDESESKDEDEEAKLNAAVSAPADASTEDAAAHTTGNGVASEVTGEAVGEDVDSDSDSDDDDDDVRVTIGDIKTGAPQYTPYGAPPVNLNIKTTGSRPYGQVATKLKGVDLDAPGNINGVPVLEVDMESFEEKPWRKPGADLSDYFNYGFNEDTWKAYCEKQKRLRMGLEVTTVGSVTSKITVQQGRTGNEKDMSSLPVHTSKPDFTSPVSLYKSAVSQVTRKTSGTIDVIGGQTATISRVEGRRRHNLDGNNIQVISEHSTSEAEPAPAKIPTFFPPGPLPPNIPPPPFLPPPPNVSTAPPLIPPPRLPITVPPPGFPPPPSGPPPAIIPTMDSGHPGSYDGRSVPPYPFPQGAYPPPIAGGVPPPWPPMMDNSKQWDYYSRRDDKRDKDRERPRERTHEREREREHSPSAMSYTSDEERYRYREYQERGYGERHRDRSSREKEERHRERRHREKEEGRHKSSRSSSRRRHDSEEGDSHRRHKHKKSKRSKEGKEASEEISANQENQEAME; encoded by the exons ATGTCTGCCGAGGAAGCGGACAAAACAACCACCACTGATGCCAGCgcaggagatgaggaggaggaatggcTGTATggag ATGAGTCTGAGAGCAAGGACGAGGATGAAGAGGCCAAACTAAATGCTGCAGTCAG TGCACCTGCTGATGCTTCCACAGAGgatgctgctgcacacactACAGGAAATGGAGTTGCCTCTGAG GTCACAGGTGAAGCAGTAGGTGAAGATGtggacagtgacagtgacagtgatgatgacgacgatgacGTCCGAGTCACCATTGGAGACATCAAAACTGGAGCACCACAATACAC ACCTTATGGAGCTCCTCCTGTAAATCTTAACATAAAGACAACAGGCTCCAGACCTTACGGACAAG tgGCCACAAAACTGAAAGGGGTGGATCTTGATGCTCCTGGAAACATTAACGGGGTTCCGGTGCTGGAGGTGGACATGGAGTCCTTTGAAGAGAAACCCTGGAGGAAGccag gaGCGGATCTCTCAGACTACTTTAACTATGGCTTCAATGAAGACACATGGAAGGCAtactgtgaaaaacagaagaggctACGTATGGGTTTGGAGGTCACTACAGTCGGCTCAGTGACAAGCAAAATCACT GTTCAGCAGGGAAGGACAGGCAACGAGAAAGACATGTCCAGTTTGCCTGTTCACACCTCGAAGCCAGACTTCACATCTCCTGTCAGCCTGTACAAGTCTGCCGTCAGTCAGGTCACCAG GAAGACAAGTGGTACCATAGATGTGATTGGTGGACAAACGGCCACAATCAGCAGGGTTGAAGGGCGACGCAGACATAACCTAGATGGCAACAATATCCAG GTGATCTCTGAACACTCCACGTCAGAGGCTGAGCCCGCTCCAGCTAAGATTCCCACCTTCTTTCCCCCTGGACCACTACCTCCAAACATACCCCCACCTCCATTTCTCCCTCCACCACCAAACGTCAGCACCGCGCCCCCGCTCATCCCCCCACCCA GGTTGCCCATTACAGTCCCTCCTCCTGGCTTCCCTCCTCCACCCAGTGGGCCCCCTCCTGCTATTATCCCCACTATGGACAG TGGCCACCCTGGAAGTTATGATGGACGCTCTGTCCCTCCGTACCCATTCCCTCAAG GTGCTTACCCTCCACCCATAGCTGGAGGTGTGCCTCCTCCATGGCCCCCAATGATGGACAACTCTAAACAATGGGACTATTATTCCCGTCGAGACGACAAGAGAgacaaggacagagaaagacCCAGGGAGAGGACACATGAgcgggagagagaaagggagcacAGTCCCTCAGCTATGAGCTACACCAG CGACGAAGAGCGGTATCGCTACCGCGAGTACCAGGAGCGTGGTTACGGAGAACGCCATCGTGACCGGTCGAGccgagagaaagaggaaaggcacagagagaggcgacatagagagaaagaggagggacgCCACAAGTCTTCTCGCAG CAGTAGCAGGAGGAGGCACGACAGCGAGGAGGGAGACAGCCACCGGAGGCACAAACACAAGAAGAGCAAGAGAAGCAAGGAGGGCAAAGAGGCCAGCGAAGAGATCAGCGCAAACCAAGAGAACCAGGAGGCCATGGAATAG